The sequence ttgattagtgctattcatgagaaggatgatctcttggactctcaagaggacttccttattaaggaaaacaaaaagcatgttaaggttaaaaatgcttatgctctacaagtttaaaaatgtgaaaaattgtctagtgagctaagcacttgccatgagaccattgacaaccttagaaatgaaaatgctaaattaattgctaaggttgattcccatgtttgtattgattcaatttccaatcctagagatgataatgttgatttgcttgctaggattgatgaattgaatatttctcttgatagccttaggattgaaaatgaaaagttaattgctaaggctaaagattttgatgtttgcaatactactatttccgaccttagaactaagaatgatatgttgcatgctaaggttgtagaattaaaatcttgcaaaccctctacatctaccgttgaacacacttctatttgtactagatgtagagatgttgatataaatgctattcatgatcacatggctttaattaaacaacaaaatgatcatatagcaatattacgagcataacttagaaaatgaaaagtttaaatttgctagaagtatgctctataatgggagacgccctggcatcaaggatggcattggcttccaaaggggagacaatgtcaaacttaatgcccctcctagaaatttgtctaactttgttaagggcaaggctcccatgcctcaggataacgagggttacattttgtaccctgccggttatcccgagagcaaaattaggagaactcattctaggaagtctcactttggccctaatcatgcttttatgtataagggtgagacatctagctctaggcaaccaacccgtgctaagttgcctaagaagaaaactcctaatgcatcaaatgatcatggcatttcatttaaaacttttgatgcatcttatgtgcttactaacaaatccggcaaggtagttgccaagtttgttgggggcaaacacaagggttccaagacttgtgtttgggtacccaaagttcttgtttctaatgccaaaggacccaaaaccgtttgggtacctaaagtcaagaactaaaattgttttgtaggtttatgcatccgggggctcaagttggatactcgacagcgggtgcacaaaccacatgacaggggagaagaagatgttctcctcatatgagaaaaaccaagatccccaacgagctatcacattcggggatggaaatcaaggtttggtcaaaggattgggtaaaattgctatatcacctgaccataatatttccaatgtttttcttgtagattctttagattacaatttgctttccgtttcgcaattaagtcaaatgggctacaactgtctatttactgatgtaggtgtcactgtctttagaagaagtgatgattcaatagcatttaagggagtgttagagggtcagctatacttggtagattttgatagagctgaactcgacacttgcttaatagctaagactaacttgggttggctctggcaccgccgactagcccatgttggaatgaagaatcttcataagcttctaaagggagaacacattttaggactaacaaatgttcattttgagaaagataggatttgtagcgcatgtcaagccgggaagcaagttggcactcatcatccacacaagaacatcatgacaagtgacaggctactcgagctcctacacatggatttattcggcccgatcgcttacataagcatcaacgggagtaagtactgtctagttattgtggatgattattctcgcttcacttgggtattctttttacaggaaaaatctcatacccaagagaccttaaagggattcttgagacgggctcaaaatgagttcggcttaaggatcaagaaaattagaagcgacaacgggacggagttcaagaactctcaaattgaaggcttccttgaggaggagggcatcaagcatgagttctcctcaccctacacaccacaacaaaatggtgtagtggaaaggaagaatcgaactctattggacatggcaagaaccatgcttgatgagtacaagacaccggatcggttttgggcggaggcggtcaacaccgcttgctactccatcaaccggttatatctacaccgaatcctcaagaagacatcctatgaactcctaaccggtaaaaagcccaatatgtcatatttttagagtttttggtagcaaatgctttattcttgttaaaagaggtagaaaatctaaatttgctcctaaaactgtagaaggctttttactaggatatgactcaaacacaagggcatatagagtctttaacaagtcctcaggactagttgaagtttcttgtgacgttgtgtttgatgagactaacggctctcaagtagagcaagttgatcttgatgagataggtgaagaacaggctccgtgcatcgcgctaaggaacatgtccatcggggatgtgtgccctaaggaatccgaagagcctccacatgcacaagatcaaccatcctcctccacacaagcatctccaccaatccaaaatgaggacgaggctcaagttgatgaagtagaagatcaaagagatgagccacctcaagatgatggcaatgatcaaggggggagATGCAaacaatcaagacaaggaggatgaacaaccaaggccgccacacccaagagtccaccaagcaatccaacgagatcaccccgtcgacaccatcctcggcgacattcataagggggtaaccactcgatctcgtgttgcacatttttgtgagcattactcttttgtttcctctattgagccacacagggtagaggaagcgctacaagattcggactgggtgatggcgatgcaagaggagctcaacaacttcactaggaacgaggtatggcatttagttccatgtcctaaccaaaatgttgtaggaaccaagtgggtattccgcaacaagcaagatgagcatggtatggtgacaaggaGCAAAGCTCGACtcatggccaaggggtattcacaagtcgaaggtttggattttggtgaaacctatgcacccgtagctaggcttgagtcaattcgtatattattggcctatgctacttaccatggcttcaagctttataaaatggacgtgaagagtgccttccttaacggaccaatcaaggaggaggtctatgttgagcaacctcccggctttgaagatagtgagtaccctaaccatgtttataggctctctaaggcgctttatgggctcaagcaagccccaagagcatggtatgaatgccttagagatttccttattgctaatggcttcaaagtcggcaaggccgatcctactttattcactaaaactcttgacaatgatttgttcgtatgccaaatttatgttgatgatatcatatttgggtctactaacgaatctacttgtgaagaatttagtaggatcatgacacagaaattcgagatgtctatgatgggggagttgaagtattttctaggattccaagtcaagcaactccaagagggcaccttcattagccaaacgaagtatactcaagacattctaagcaaatttggaatgaaggatgccaagcccatcaagacacccatgggaaccaatgggcatctcgacctcgacacgggaggtaaatccgtcgatcaaaaggtataccggtcgatgattggttcattgctttatttatgtgcatctcgaccgaacattatgctttccgtttgcatgtgtgcaagattccaagccgaccctaaggaatcacaccttacggctgtaaaacgaatcttgagatatttggcttatactcctaagtttgggctttggtaccctcggggatccacatttgatttgattggttattcggatgccgattgggcggggtgtaagattaataggaagagcacatcggggacttgtcagttcttgggaagatccttggtgtcttgggcttcaaagaagcaaaattcggtcgctctttctaccgccgaagccgagtacattgctgcaggccattgttgcgcgcaattactttggatgaggcaaaccctgcgggactatggttacaaattaaccaaagttcctcttctatgtgataatgagagtgcaaaccgcatggcggataatcccgttgagcatagccgcactaaacacatagccattcggtattactttcttagggatcaccaacaaaaaggggatatcgagatttcatacattaacactaaagatcaattagccgatatctttaccaagccacttgatgaacaaattttaccaaacttaggcatgagctaaatattcttgattctaggaatttcttttgctaacttgcacacatagctcataagtatacctttgatcatatctctttatatatgctatgacaaatgtgttttcaagtgtatttcaaaccaagtcataggtatattgaaagggaattggagtcttcggcgaagacaagacttccactccactctactactcatccttcgccgtcgctccgctccactctccgtctttggtataatcttcactcatatgttttatttgccaaaggggagatagTAGTTAgacaagggcttatatctcactcaaagtatccgtttttggcgattcatgccaaagggggagaaagtatgagcccaaagcaaaaggaccgcaccaccaccctaattttaaaaattgatgattttcaattggaaaatttcaaattagtatctctttgtgttctaaaggaggagaaagtagctttttcaaaattgatatcttaaaaccctcttgaacactaagaggagaatttattgagggggagttttgtttagtcaaaggaaaggcatttcaaacaaggggagaaaatttcaaaacttgaaaatgcttagcaaaatcttattcattttcctttgactatcttgcaaaaagactttgaaaagaatttacaaaagaatttgcaaaaacaaaacttgtggtgcaagcgtggtccaaaatgttaataataaagaaacaatccatgcatatcttgtaagtatttatattggctcaattccaagcaacctttgcacttacattatgcaaactagttcaattatgcacttttatatttgctttggtttgtgttggcatcaatcaccaaaaagggggagattgaaagggaattaggcttacacctagtccctaattaattttggtggttgaattgcccaacacaaataattggactaactagtttgctctagtgtataagttatacaggtgccaaaggttcacacttaggcaATAAAAAGACCATagtttgggttcaacaaaagagcaaagggacaaccgaaggcacctctggtctggcgcaccggactgtccggtgtgccaccggacatgtccggtgcaccagaggactccagcgcaaactcgtcgccttcgggaaaatccagaggcaactccactataattcaccggactgtccggtgctccaaggaagagcggcctcaggaactcgccagcctcgggaattcattttggctgctccgctataattcaccggacatgtccggtgtacaccgaactgtccggtgtaacagcggggcaatggctacctgcagcgcatttattgcgcgccagcgcgcgcagaggtcaggcacgcccatgctggcgcaccggacactctacagtacatgtccggtgcgccaccggacatccaggcgggcccagaagtcagagctccaacggtcggaacccaacggctttggtgacgtggctgtcgcaccggacatgtccggtgtgcacaggactgtccggtccgCCATTCgatagacagcctcaccaaacggctagtttggtggttggggctataaatacccccaaccacccaccattcaagtcatccaagttttccacttctcaactacttacaagagctctagcattcaattctagacacaccaaagtgatcaaatcctctccaaactccacacaacgccctagtgactagtgagagagatttgcttgtgttctttcgagctcttgcgcttggattgctttcttcttcctttGGTTCTTcatttgcgatcaaactcacttgtaattgaggcaagagacaccaatcttgtggtggtccttgtgggaactttgtgttccaagtgattgagaagaaaagctcactcggtccgagggaccgtttgagagagggtaagggttgaaagagacccggcctttgtggcctcctcaacggggagtaggtttgcgaaaaccgaacctcggtaaaacaaatccacgtgtcacactccttattcgcttgcgatttgttttgcgccctctctcgcagactcgattatatttctaacgctaacccggcttgtagttgtgattatttttgagaatttcagtttcgccctattcacccccctctaggtgactttcactcgTCACGTTCATCACGACGCCCCTCAACCTGccccgccttggccgcgcccctagCGACGGCGCGCTCCCCATCCGCTTCTTGCCGCTCCGCTTCCCCTGTGCCGAGGTAGGCCTCCCCGAGGGCTGTGAGAGCCTCGACGCGCTCCCGGGCCTCGGCCTCCTCCGCAACTTCAACGACGCCTGCGCCATGCTCCGCGGGCCGCTCGTCGCGCTCCTCAGGGACAGGGAGGGCGACGCCCTGCCGCCGAGCTGCGTCGTCTCCGACGCCTGCCACCCGTGGACTGGCGGGGTGGCGAGGGAGCTCAGCGTGCTGCGCTTCTCGTTCGATGGGTTCTACGCCTTCTCCTCCTTATGCATGCGCAAGATGAATCTCCACAGGATCTTCGAGGGCATTGACGACGATGACACGCGCCCCGTGTGTGTCCCTGCTTTCCCCATCGACGTCGAGATATCGAGGAAGCGGTCGCTTGGAAACTTCACGGGTCCCGGCATGAAGGAGTTCGGCGAGGAGATCATGGCCGAGAGCGAGAGAGCCAACGGCCTGGTGGTGAACAGCTTCGCGGAGATGGAGCCCATGTTTATTGACGCCTATGAGGCGGCCCTCGGCATGAAGGTATGGAGCTTCGGGCCTCTCTTCCTGGCCCCCACCATGCCGCTGGCGGCGACAGCAGAGGACGCCAACGCCGTCCGGTGCGTGAGTTGGCTCGAGTCCAAGAAGCCCCGAACCGTGGTGTTCGTGAGCTTCGGCAGCCTGGTGCGCTCGTCGCTGCCGCAGCTCGTCGAAATCGGGCACGACCTCGAGGCGACCAAGCGCCCGTTCATCTGGGTGGTCAAGCCGCGCAACCTCACCGAGTTCGAGCAGTGGCTGTTCGAGGACGGCTTCGAGTCCCGCGTCGGGGAGACGGGCCTGGCGATCAGGGACTAGGCACCGTAGAAGGCGATCCTGTCGCACCCGGCGATGGGAGCCTTCATGACGCACTGCGGCTGGAACTCCGTGCTCGAGTGCGTCGCGGCGGGCCTGCCGATGGTGTCGTGCCCGCACTTCACCGAGCAGTTCATGAACGAGAAGCTCGTGGTGGATGTGCTATGGGTCGGCGTGCCTGTCGGCGTCAAGGGTGCCGCGCAGTGGGGCGTGGATGCGGAGGGTGTGCTGGCGACGAGGCAGGACGTGGAGAGGGCGGTGGCTGCGGTGATGGACTACGGGGAGGAGGGCTCTGCGCGCCGGGCAAGGGCCGCCAAGCTCGGCAGGAAGGCTCGGGAAGCCGTGGTACACGGTGGCTCATCGTTCCGGAACGTGGCGCTGCTCATACAACACGTCCAGCAGCGAGCCAGCACTAGAAATCCATGGATTGAAAAGAAGCCGAGCGACTGTAGATAAATGTGCACTAACGCGAGTACCACATTAATAACTGTATTACCCAATTGATAAAAACATTATGTATTATTTCAAATATTCTTATCCTCCTCACATAGTCACACGGTGGCCTTCATCTGCTCAACGAAGTCCACCAGAAGCGCCATGTTCCGATCCGACGAGCCGCCACGTGCCACGGCGTCCCGCGCTTTCCTGCCAAGCTCGGCGGCCCTCGCCTGCCGCGCTGCCGCGCTGCCCCCACCACCCCGCCGTCCATCACCGCCTCCAAGGCCCTCTCTACATCCTCCCGTGTCACCACCACGCCCTCCATCTCCATGCCCCACTGCGTCGCGTCTTTCACGCCAACGGGCACCCCCACCCGCAGCACGTCCACCACTAGCTTCTCGTTCATGAACTGATCCCCAAAGTGCGGCCATGTCGTCATCGGCAGCCCCGCCTCGATGCACTCCAGCACGGAGTTCCAGCCGCAGTGCGTCACGAAGGCACCCGTGGCCGGGTGCGACAGGATTGCCTTCTACAGCGCCCAGCCCGTGACCACGAGCCCCCTGTCCCCAACGCAACGCTCGAAGTCGTTGTTGGACAGCCACCGCTCAAACTCGGCGAGGCTGGCGGGCTTCACAACCCAGATGAACGAGCGGTTGCTCGCCTCCAGCCCGTGGGCGATCTCCACGAGTTGCGGCTGCGACGAGCGGGCCAGGCTGCCGAAGCTCACGAGCACCACGGACCAGAGCTTCTTCTGCTCGAGCCAGCTCCCGCAGCGGACGGCGATCGCGTCATCAGAGCCAGACGTCGCGGACAACGGCATGTTGATGTTGTGCTGGAGGAAGAGAGGCCCCACAGCCCATATCTTCTTGCCGAGCGCCGCCTCATAGGCATCAACAAAGAGGGGCTCGAGCTCTGCGAAGCTATTGACAACCAGGCCATCGGCTCTCGCGTTTTCAGCCATGACCTTGTCGGTGAACACCTTGCCGAAACCCGAGAAGTTTTCCGGCGACCACGCCCGACATCTCGACGTGTATGGGGAAGCCAGGGACGACGCGCATGGGGCACTTGTGGTCACTGATTCCCTCGAAGACGCTGTGGATGCTCATCTGGCGCATGCAGAACGAGGAGAAAGCGCAGAAGGTCTCTAACATGAGCCGCGGTACGCCAAGCTCCCGCGCCACCGCGCTAGTCCATGGGTGGCAGGTATCGGAAATGAGGCCGCTCGCTGGGGGACGGCGTGCCTAAGGTGCGCAACGAGCGACGCGCGGAGCATGGCGCATGCGTCGTGGAAGTTCCTTAGGAAGTCGATGCCCGGGAGCGCGTCGGCACTCTCGCAGCCCTCGGGTAGACCGGCCTCGGTGCACGGGAAGTAGAGCGGGAGGaagcggatggggagctcgccatCGCCGGGGGCACGGCCAAGGTGGAGCAGGTTCAGCAGCGTGGTGACGAACGTGACCAGCGCGCCTCGGCCTATCAGAGCACGGGCCATGTCGAGCATCGGACCAGCGTGGCCCGCGGCCAGCATAGGCACCAGCACGAAGTGCGGCATCGCGAATCCATGAGGACAACACCTAGACCGACCAAGACAGCATGTGGCTGAACAGGGTCTTGCTTTGGAGCCGACGACATGGGGTTGTGACGGCGAGGTTGGATGGGCAATGTTGACGACTGCTAATCGTCGTCGATTAGTCCCGCAGAGATGTGGACAGTGATTGGGACTGAGGGCTTCAGAGATACTCACTCCGTTATTTTCTATTTGTCACGATTTAGTGCAAAAATAAATTAGCAGCCAAAAAATATTTAAGAACAGAGGTAGTAACCGTCAGTGTTTGGACCATGGGTCCTTAACCAACATGTAAATAATGCCGCGTGGCAGGACTCTATACGGTGTGCGAGTAGACACAAGCAATTACTCTGGTTCGGGCAACACAAGGCCCTGCTTCCAGCTGAGGGGAAATGGTGCTTATATTACTCGCGCCGAGGTgactgcagtaggggttacaagcactgCGGGAGGAGAGAAGTCCCCAAGTCTCTAGAAATGATTAAGACAAGTACCAATATCTAAGACCGAGTAGACCGAGTGGAGAATTGAGTGTTCGTCGGTGTGTTGCTTGTTTGCTGGTCTGGTTGTCCCCTTGGTTGTCTGGATATCCCTTGGAGGGACTCTATTGCCCTATTTATACATAAAGGGGGGCGTCCGTAGTGAAGCTAAGTGTTGTTTCCGAAGGAGAGATGTCTTGGCGCCCTGCAAGCCGGCTGTTggaggccttcctcttccgaaggtcctcaaaaacacaactaacatgtttttcagtatagtatactgtcacaggaagctacgactttgagatgaaggtgtgcatggtatgaaaggcgcgatctggaagaaggatgaaccagctctgaagctatggatggagaagctttggcttagcacaaggacggtgatggagaatgaaaccgacctaaaggggaaaagactgcttagtcctcgacagcttaccttttggctaacagtaaatgtcagggacatgaatgtaattttgcccaggctgcgtcctgtgtctataaatagatgaacagtaacaccgtactgttcacgctaactggtAATCACTCACGCGTCACTCCTGCTttatcaccttctgtcaagccgaaggtacaaatgtaatattaatatcattgatgtttgttcatATTTATATAATATAGAATATGAATATTCTGATGatttaaaatgattattcatattcccttTGCGTTTCACATGCCTCTGTTTATATTCTTgcttattgaaatgatgaaggtatatccttcatgaccttcgtccgaagatcattatttcctaagagagataatgctttgaaggacgaaggtctttaaccattaacatttgtgttgccttgttcttaattcatagcatttgagaacaagtgaacaacattggcgcccacctccggtgaattcactcgaccacctttggcaagctttgaccttcgtcatgccgccgaagaagacagcagGAACAGGGGCTGCACTGTAGCCACTGGACGTTAATCAGAAAACGCTACACGAAGcaaggagccagaagaggaaggctaccagcccaacacctcaggaggaggacttggatcaagaaatcagggacctcaaAGCTATCCATTAGCAGGTTCAAAAAAAGAAGGAAAAAAATGCTTCGTCtcgccgatcttcagaagaaaaTTGATGATGCCGCTAAGGAAATGCGTCAGCTCACctaggatgaccaagaccgaaggcccaaaCACAAAGAGCTTTGTCAAGACAATTTATACAacaatgatgaatggtatgatgattttcaacatggcaattttgcttttgatgatgcttctcctttggcagcagagttgcaggctaccccatggcccccatcatacaagccacctcagcttcctatgtatgatgggcactcagacccgaagcagttcctaatgagctatgaggcaaccatatcttcatatgggggcaatactgcggtaatggcgaaatccttcgtcatggcagtcaaaagtgtcgcacaaacttggtactcttctctcaggccagg is a genomic window of Zea mays cultivar B73 chromosome 5, Zm-B73-REFERENCE-NAM-5.0, whole genome shotgun sequence containing:
- the LOC103628612 gene encoding LOW QUALITY PROTEIN: UDP-glycosyltransferase 73C4 (The sequence of the model RefSeq protein was modified relative to this genomic sequence to represent the inferred CDS: substituted 2 bases at 2 genomic stop codons); amino-acid sequence: MHTVTKVPNGERFLRSVKYSPGPVVSSASAMSAGSVAAVPGTDSAPHFMLVLMMAAGHAGPMLDMARTLSGDGALPIRFLPLRFPCAEVGLPEGCESLDALPGLGLLRNFNDACAMLRGPLVALLRDREGDALPPSCVVSDACHPWTGGVARELSVLRFSFDGFYAFSSLCMRKMNLHRIFEGIDDDDTRPVCVPAFPIDVEISRKRSLGNFTGPGMKEFGEEIMAESERANGLVVNSFAEMEPMFIDAYEAALGMKVWSFGPLFLAPTMPLAATAEDANAVRCVSWLESKKPRTVVFVSFGSLVRSSLPQLVEIGHDLEATKRPFIWVVKPRNLTEFEQWLFEDGFESRVGETGLAIRDXAPXKAILSHPAMGAFMTHCGWNSVLECVAAGLPMVSCPHFTEQFMNEKLVVDVLWVGVPVGVKGAAQWGVDAEGVLATRQDVERAVAAVMDYGEEGSARRARAAKLGRKAREAVVHGGSSFRNVALLIQHVQQRASTRNPWIEKKPSDCR